A genomic stretch from Natronomonas gomsonensis includes:
- a CDS encoding CBS domain-containing protein — translation MEITDLIQEDIVTVNLDDSLIDVAEVFLEEQVGSAVVVDASDEVIGIVTDRDLVIYGQNFIEELDRTAVNEVLAMSVFSVEPTVSVLELTERMREAGVRRVPVMEDGELLGIVTLDDIIVHLADELESQELENLAAVIESESPTRDADGTE, via the coding sequence ATGGAGATTACCGACCTCATCCAAGAGGACATCGTGACAGTCAATCTCGACGACAGCCTCATCGATGTCGCCGAAGTGTTTCTCGAAGAGCAAGTCGGGAGTGCCGTCGTCGTAGACGCAAGCGACGAAGTCATCGGCATCGTCACCGACCGAGACCTGGTCATCTACGGACAGAACTTCATCGAGGAACTCGACCGAACGGCAGTGAACGAGGTCCTGGCGATGTCGGTGTTTTCGGTCGAACCCACGGTGAGCGTACTGGAGTTGACCGAACGGATGCGCGAGGCGGGCGTCCGGCGAGTGCCGGTCATGGAAGACGGCGAGCTACTGGGCATCGTGACCCTCGACGACATCATCGTTCACCTCGCCGACGAGTTGGAGAGCCAGGAACTGGAAAACCTCGCTGCAGTCATCGAGTCGGAGTCGCCCACACGCGACGCCGACGGCACCGAGTAG